In Oligoflexia bacterium, the following are encoded in one genomic region:
- the ald gene encoding alanine dehydrogenase yields MIIGVPKEVKDHEYRVGLTDDGVMQLSQLGAKVIVQKNAGAGCGITDEMYQTAGAQIIETGKDVWQQADMIIKVKEPLPQEYALIQNNQIIYTYLHLAVFPELTKVLCDKNVFSIAYETIEGKKGGLPLLKPMSEVAGRMAVQIGATYLQKEHGGRGVLLSGVPGVSRANVTIIGGGIVGTNACKIAVGMGANVTILDVNVDRLEYLDDIFSNKITTLKSTPANIQKVISYTDLLVGAVLIPGAKAPRLVTKEMLKDMHAGSVIVDVAVDQGGCVETCKPTTHDNPTYVVEDVIHYCVANMPGAVPRSSTFALTNSTLDYAKKIVSMGALEAVKTDPCLAPGVNTYKGKITCKAVAEALDQDYTPLADLI; encoded by the coding sequence ATGATTATAGGTGTACCTAAAGAAGTTAAAGATCACGAATATAGAGTTGGCTTGACAGATGATGGCGTCATGCAGTTATCGCAGCTGGGGGCAAAAGTTATTGTTCAAAAAAATGCTGGAGCGGGTTGTGGTATTACCGACGAAATGTATCAAACTGCAGGTGCACAGATTATAGAAACAGGCAAAGATGTTTGGCAGCAAGCAGACATGATTATTAAGGTTAAAGAACCTTTGCCACAAGAGTATGCCTTGATTCAGAACAATCAAATTATTTACACTTATTTGCATTTGGCCGTCTTTCCAGAGTTGACTAAAGTACTGTGTGATAAAAATGTTTTTTCAATAGCTTATGAGACCATTGAAGGTAAAAAAGGAGGTCTACCACTTTTAAAACCTATGAGCGAAGTTGCTGGAAGAATGGCTGTGCAGATTGGCGCAACCTATTTGCAAAAAGAGCATGGTGGCAGGGGTGTTTTATTGAGTGGAGTCCCAGGAGTATCCAGAGCCAATGTTACCATTATTGGTGGTGGTATTGTAGGAACCAATGCCTGTAAAATTGCTGTAGGTATGGGAGCCAATGTGACTATTTTAGATGTGAATGTTGATCGTTTAGAGTATTTGGATGATATTTTTTCTAATAAAATTACAACATTAAAGTCAACACCAGCCAACATTCAAAAAGTAATTTCTTATACTGATTTATTGGTGGGAGCAGTACTTATTCCTGGTGCCAAAGCACCGCGTTTGGTGACCAAAGAGATGTTAAAAGACATGCATGCAGGTAGTGTGATTGTTGACGTGGCTGTTGATCAAGGGGGCTGTGTTGAAACTTGCAAGCCAACCACGCATGACAACCCTACCTATGTTGTAGAAGATGTGATTCACTATTGTGTGGCCAACATGCCTGGTGCAGTCCCAAGATCTTCAACTTTTGCGCTAACCAATTCAACTTTAGACTATGCTAAAAAAATTGTATCTATGGGCGCATTAGAAGCAGTGAAGACTGATCCTTGCTTAGCACCGGGAGTGAATACCTATAAAGGTAAAATAACATGTAAAGCAGTTGCAGAAGCTTTGGATCAAGATTATACTCCACTTGCAGATTTAATATAA
- a CDS encoding acyl-CoA dehydrogenase family protein: protein MSEAYIRDLDFVNADLLLSDEDKMVRQTVRDFVDQEVLPIIQKHYRAGSFPKELVKPMANLGLLGANLHGYDCAGMGSKAYGLVMQELERGDSGIRSFASVQGALCMYPIYAFGSEEQKQQWLPKMAAGEVIGCFGLTEPDFGSNPAGMITRAEKKGNKWIIHGTKMWITNGCNAHIAIIWAKTEDGIRGFIVETDREGFEATQVTGKLSLRASDTAELSLDQVEIPEENMLPEVKGLKGPLSCLSQARYGIAWGAIGAAKACFSEVLSYSKNRIQFDKPIASFQLVQRKLTNMATEITKAQLLANQLAELKDKGQIKPAHISMGKMNNVKMALEVAREARSILGGNGVLDEYCSMRHMMNLESVFTYEGTDDIHTLIVAHELTGIPAYN from the coding sequence ATGAGTGAGGCGTATATTCGAGATTTAGATTTTGTTAATGCAGATCTTTTGTTGTCTGATGAAGATAAAATGGTAAGGCAAACGGTCAGGGATTTTGTTGATCAAGAAGTTCTACCTATCATCCAAAAACATTATCGTGCAGGTAGTTTCCCAAAAGAGCTGGTTAAGCCTATGGCCAACTTGGGTTTGTTAGGTGCTAACTTACATGGCTATGATTGTGCCGGCATGGGATCTAAAGCCTATGGTTTAGTTATGCAAGAGCTTGAACGAGGTGATTCGGGTATTCGTAGTTTTGCCTCAGTGCAAGGGGCATTGTGCATGTATCCTATTTATGCTTTTGGTTCAGAAGAGCAAAAGCAACAATGGTTACCTAAAATGGCTGCAGGTGAAGTCATTGGTTGTTTTGGATTAACGGAACCAGACTTTGGTTCTAACCCGGCCGGGATGATTACCCGGGCAGAAAAAAAAGGCAATAAATGGATTATTCATGGCACCAAGATGTGGATTACCAATGGATGCAATGCTCATATTGCCATTATTTGGGCCAAGACTGAAGATGGAATTCGTGGCTTTATTGTTGAAACTGATAGAGAAGGCTTTGAAGCTACACAAGTCACCGGTAAACTTTCTTTGCGTGCCTCAGATACGGCTGAGTTAAGTTTAGACCAAGTTGAAATACCTGAAGAAAATATGTTGCCAGAAGTAAAAGGTCTAAAAGGCCCCTTAAGCTGTTTAAGTCAAGCCAGATACGGTATTGCTTGGGGAGCAATAGGTGCTGCTAAAGCCTGTTTCTCTGAAGTGTTGTCTTATTCAAAAAATAGAATTCAGTTTGATAAACCCATTGCCTCATTTCAATTGGTCCAACGTAAACTGACCAATATGGCTACAGAAATTACCAAAGCCCAGTTATTGGCCAATCAATTGGCAGAGCTTAAAGATAAAGGTCAAATCAAGCCTGCGCATATTTCTATGGGAAAAATGAATAACGTTAAAATGGCTTTGGAAGTGGCCAGAGAAGCGCGTTCTATACTGGGCGGTAATGGTGTGTTGGATGAGTACTGTTCCATGCGCCATATGATGAATTTAGAATCAGTGTTTACTTATGAAGGCACAGATGACATCCATACCTTGATTGTTGCACATGAGTTAACAGGTATACCTGCCTACAACTAA
- a CDS encoding methylated-DNA--[protein]-cysteine S-methyltransferase — protein MPYYLAQHQSAWGPVFLLHDQNSIFALSLPGTDKQDFLARYKKEIITQETTPSNLSQKCFFQLDEYFSGKRQSFDLVTQQAGTAFQQKVWRALTKIPHASTASYKDIAEKIKHPKAYRAVGMANNKNNIPIIIPCHRVIGHNKKLVGFAGGLALKQKLLRHEQDACLV, from the coding sequence ATGCCCTATTACCTGGCACAGCATCAAAGTGCCTGGGGGCCTGTTTTTCTATTGCATGATCAAAACTCTATTTTTGCTTTATCTCTCCCTGGAACGGATAAACAAGATTTTTTAGCTCGTTATAAAAAAGAAATCATTACACAAGAAACAACTCCCTCAAACTTAAGTCAAAAGTGTTTTTTTCAGCTTGATGAATATTTTTCAGGTAAAAGACAAAGTTTTGACTTGGTTACCCAACAAGCCGGCACAGCTTTTCAGCAAAAAGTCTGGAGGGCACTAACTAAGATCCCACATGCTAGCACTGCCAGCTATAAAGATATTGCAGAAAAAATAAAACACCCAAAAGCCTATAGAGCTGTTGGCATGGCCAACAACAAAAACAATATCCCCATCATTATTCCTTGTCACAGGGTCATTGGTCACAATAAAAAGTTGGTTGGTTTTGCTGGTGGCTTAGCTTTAAAACAAAAACTTTTAAGACATGAACAAGATGCTTGCTTAGTTTAG
- a CDS encoding beta-ketoacyl-ACP synthase III, whose protein sequence is MSQYRSTITATAQHYPTKVVTNDDLAKIVDTSDEWIRTRTGIHERRKVSPGTGSSDLATKAIEKLLKQKKMSAEEIDLIICATITPDKPIPATACIVQAKIGAKNAWGFDLNAACSGFLYALTTADQFIRAGSVKKALVIGVDVMSAIINPQDRNTCVIFGDGCGVVLLEREDKASELGILDYIHHVDGHGEQFLQMPAGGSVKPASIETVENKEHYAQQDGKVVFKQAVTAMPDVSLELLEKNNLKPSDIDYFVPHQANMRIIDMCQKKLKLKDEQVITNIDKFANTTAATIPTCIAKASEEKIFKKGDLIVLASFGAGYTWGASLLRWSY, encoded by the coding sequence ATGAGTCAATATCGATCAACCATTACTGCTACTGCTCAACATTACCCAACTAAAGTTGTTACCAATGACGACCTTGCAAAAATTGTTGATACTTCTGATGAATGGATTAGAACCAGAACAGGTATTCATGAACGCAGAAAAGTTTCTCCAGGAACTGGTTCAAGTGATCTGGCAACCAAAGCCATAGAAAAACTTCTCAAACAAAAAAAAATGAGTGCCGAAGAAATTGATTTAATCATTTGTGCCACCATTACGCCTGATAAACCAATCCCAGCAACTGCTTGTATTGTTCAAGCTAAAATTGGAGCTAAAAATGCCTGGGGTTTTGATCTTAATGCAGCCTGTTCTGGATTCTTGTACGCCTTAACAACTGCTGACCAATTCATCAGAGCTGGCAGTGTTAAAAAGGCTTTGGTTATTGGCGTAGATGTCATGAGTGCAATCATCAACCCTCAAGACCGCAATACCTGTGTTATTTTTGGTGATGGTTGTGGTGTAGTTCTATTAGAAAGAGAAGATAAAGCCTCTGAACTTGGAATTTTAGATTACATCCACCATGTTGATGGTCACGGTGAACAGTTTCTACAGATGCCCGCCGGTGGGAGCGTTAAACCCGCCAGCATAGAAACAGTTGAAAATAAAGAACATTACGCTCAACAAGACGGCAAAGTTGTTTTTAAACAAGCTGTAACAGCAATGCCTGATGTTTCTTTAGAACTTTTAGAAAAAAATAATCTAAAACCCAGTGATATTGATTATTTTGTCCCGCACCAAGCCAATATGCGCATCATAGATATGTGCCAAAAAAAATTAAAGCTCAAAGACGAACAAGTTATTACCAATATTGACAAATTTGCCAATACTACAGCTGCCACAATTCCTACATGTATTGCTAAAGCCAGTGAAGAAAAAATCTTTAAAAAAGGTGACCTGATTGTTTTAGCGTCTTTTGGCGCTGGCTATACTTGGGGTGCTTCTTTATTACGTTGGAGTTATTAA
- a CDS encoding thiolase family protein, with protein sequence MSARFYRDPDVVIVAAKRTPFAKIQSLYKTTSALDLAKMVSEKTIQTANLEPSMIDHCVVGSVLVSGQNHAYLPRHLSLALGFNLGCPSYLVNRLCGSGMQALVEAFMMIKVNKAKCVLAVGVESMSQAASYSFDNRVGLKLGHTNLIDSVAGILHDQWIDLPMGQTAELIAKQYNFSREQCDEYAHESHKKYKAAWDEGFYQHEMIAVEGQPVQDEFFRLPNKNDLKKLTPVFSKTGVHTAASSSGLADGASAIVLMDKYEADLKGITYHTIVKDYAVTGCDPKTMGLGPVEAIRHVLNQQQLSMRDISLFDINEAFAGQVMAVKQDLGIPKHRLNIHGGSLAMGHPLGASANRNVVTLSHALREKNKNYGIASACIGGGQGIATLLQNIS encoded by the coding sequence ATGTCGGCCAGATTTTATAGAGACCCGGATGTAGTGATTGTAGCAGCTAAAAGAACTCCTTTTGCTAAAATTCAGAGTTTGTACAAAACAACTTCAGCATTAGATTTAGCTAAAATGGTTTCAGAAAAAACCATCCAAACAGCAAATCTTGAGCCGAGTATGATTGATCATTGTGTTGTGGGCAGCGTTTTAGTTTCAGGGCAAAATCATGCTTATTTGCCAAGACATCTTAGTTTAGCACTTGGGTTTAATCTGGGTTGTCCTTCTTATTTGGTGAATCGTTTATGCGGTTCTGGTATGCAAGCCTTGGTTGAAGCTTTTATGATGATAAAAGTCAATAAAGCGAAATGTGTTTTAGCGGTTGGAGTTGAAAGCATGAGTCAAGCCGCCAGTTACAGTTTTGACAATAGGGTAGGTTTAAAGCTTGGGCATACAAACTTGATTGATAGTGTTGCGGGTATTTTGCATGATCAATGGATTGATTTGCCCATGGGTCAAACTGCGGAACTGATTGCAAAACAATATAATTTTTCTAGAGAACAGTGTGATGAATACGCGCATGAAAGTCATAAAAAATATAAAGCAGCATGGGATGAAGGGTTTTATCAGCATGAAATGATTGCTGTTGAAGGGCAACCTGTACAAGACGAATTTTTTAGATTGCCTAATAAAAATGACTTAAAAAAACTTACACCTGTGTTCTCAAAAACAGGAGTGCATACTGCGGCGTCTAGCAGTGGTTTGGCTGATGGGGCAAGTGCCATTGTGTTAATGGACAAATATGAAGCAGATTTAAAGGGTATTACTTATCATACAATTGTTAAAGATTATGCAGTAACGGGATGTGACCCAAAAACCATGGGCTTAGGACCTGTTGAAGCTATACGACATGTATTGAACCAACAGCAATTGTCCATGCGTGATATTTCTTTGTTTGACATAAATGAAGCTTTTGCAGGACAAGTGATGGCGGTCAAGCAAGACTTGGGTATTCCTAAGCACCGTTTAAACATTCATGGTGGATCGTTAGCGATGGGGCACCCCTTGGGAGCCAGTGCCAATAGAAACGTGGTGACCTTATCTCATGCTCTTAGAGAAAAAAATAAAAATTATGGCATTGCCTCAGCATGCATTGGTGGTGGACAAGGGATTGCAACCTTATTGCAAAACATTTCTTAG
- a CDS encoding DegT/DnrJ/EryC1/StrS family aminotransferase, which yields MPTLSSLNSSAAKNTYFLDLLKNIHSSDAYFLGNYAKQYEYELAQYFGSLYAINIDSKVTSIINVLKGHEIGVGDEIICTSFGMSKTVNALLQKKIVPVLADLNPSQYSMSFEHCKRLINPKTKAIILSYPFGIPNQAHLFKDLARQHKILLIEDIQSSFGSFWRDQKLGTFADVAFFDSHPKNQLCPSQAGLCVTDHTHIAKMVRPNIEQPYSVLHELSEFLGALGLSNLNELDNKLSHLQQIHTVYSNYLSGTPNITIYQDDSQSIASKHVIPLRVHAEERNFFYNSLKKHCHFIYKDFEAAHNNALINVMLRPPHLPNTEKALQEIVLLNITQEESLLEHVAVAEKIQTLSETYSLSA from the coding sequence ATGCCAACTTTGAGTTCATTAAATTCGTCTGCTGCAAAAAATACTTATTTTTTAGACTTGTTAAAAAATATTCATAGCAGTGATGCTTACTTCTTAGGTAATTATGCCAAACAATATGAATACGAACTCGCTCAATACTTTGGTTCATTGTATGCCATCAATATTGATTCTAAAGTAACGTCTATAATCAATGTTCTAAAGGGACATGAGATTGGTGTTGGTGATGAAATCATCTGTACATCATTTGGCATGTCAAAAACTGTTAATGCCTTGCTACAAAAAAAAATTGTCCCTGTACTGGCAGACCTCAACCCCAGCCAATACAGCATGTCGTTTGAACACTGCAAACGTTTAATTAACCCAAAAACAAAAGCTATTATTCTTTCATATCCTTTTGGAATTCCTAATCAAGCCCATCTTTTTAAAGATTTAGCCCGTCAACACAAGATCTTGCTTATAGAAGATATTCAATCCTCTTTTGGTTCTTTTTGGCGTGATCAAAAGCTGGGAACTTTTGCTGATGTTGCTTTTTTTGACTCTCATCCCAAAAATCAACTTTGTCCCAGTCAAGCAGGATTATGTGTCACCGACCATACTCACATTGCAAAAATGGTTCGCCCAAACATTGAACAACCTTATTCGGTTTTGCATGAGCTGAGTGAATTTCTTGGTGCTTTAGGCTTATCTAATCTTAATGAACTAGATAATAAACTTTCTCATTTGCAACAAATCCATACTGTATATAGCAATTATTTATCTGGCACACCTAATATCACTATATATCAAGATGACTCACAATCCATTGCTAGCAAACACGTCATACCACTGAGAGTTCACGCCGAAGAAAGAAACTTTTTTTACAATAGTTTAAAAAAACACTGTCACTTTATCTATAAAGATTTTGAAGCTGCCCACAACAATGCATTAATCAATGTCATGCTTAGACCCCCACATCTACCCAACACTGAAAAAGCTTTACAGGAAATAGTTCTGCTGAATATTACTCAAGAAGAAAGTCTACTTGAGCATGTAGCTGTAGCAGAAAAAATTCAAACACTCTCTGAAACCTACAGTTTAAGCGCATAA
- a CDS encoding SpoIIE family protein phosphatase, with the protein MDQYIFESKDFVSEVHTLKTGSYALASMQSPAKKTVNEDACCFFSVSSKLNISVVCDGVGGSPNGNKASRLIVEKIKAACLSKKKQKIRNAILDAIEDANDAILKNDDGSLSTCVVAEIHPTWVRFYHCGDSMGLILNEQGELIYYTVSHAPLAYGLELGVERSQLQHIKNLVNNVVGSTDLRIEMSAEIPLEKNDRIFLMSDGLSDNYKFTKLCKKLSKATDLRSLLDDLKNETLERMLSVEKREFGGPDDLTVVAYQTK; encoded by the coding sequence ATGGATCAGTATATTTTTGAAAGTAAAGATTTTGTTAGTGAAGTGCATACCCTAAAGACAGGTTCATATGCTCTGGCCAGTATGCAGTCTCCTGCCAAAAAAACAGTTAATGAAGATGCATGTTGTTTTTTTTCTGTGTCATCAAAGTTAAATATTTCGGTGGTTTGCGATGGAGTGGGGGGCAGTCCAAATGGCAATAAGGCAAGTAGATTGATTGTAGAAAAAATAAAAGCCGCCTGTTTAAGTAAAAAAAAGCAGAAAATTAGAAATGCAATTTTGGATGCTATAGAAGATGCCAATGACGCTATTTTAAAAAATGATGATGGTAGTTTAAGTACCTGTGTGGTGGCGGAAATTCATCCAACTTGGGTAAGGTTTTATCACTGTGGTGATTCTATGGGATTGATTTTAAATGAGCAGGGAGAGTTGATATATTATACTGTTTCTCATGCTCCCCTAGCATATGGTCTTGAATTGGGTGTTGAGCGGTCACAGTTGCAACATATAAAAAATTTGGTTAATAACGTTGTAGGAAGCACAGATTTAAGAATAGAGATGAGCGCAGAAATTCCTCTTGAAAAAAATGACCGTATTTTTCTAATGAGTGATGGATTAAGTGACAATTATAAATTTACAAAACTTTGTAAAAAGCTATCAAAAGCAACAGATCTAAGGTCTTTATTAGATGACTTGAAAAACGAGACTTTAGAAAGAATGCTGTCAGTTGAAAAGCGGGAATTTGGCGGCCCAGATGATTTGACAGTAGTTGCTTATCAAACCAAATAG
- the speE gene encoding polyamine aminopropyltransferase has product MEHNKQNNYPSIWVQDILNKDFQLSLRVKEILYSKQSSFQRVDVVDTYEVGKVLLNDGIFMLSEKDEFIYHEMISHVALFSHPKPKRVLIIGGGDGGTAREVLRHDCLEKIIMVEIDEAVVEACRLHIPQTGDCLNQHDPRFELLIDDGVAYIKNHIAQQEQKFDVIIVDSTDPIGPAAPLFNHSFYENVKQCLNEGGVVVSQAESPFLLQEEQKHLLTILKDTFESVHIYNYCNMIYPGGPYSFSIAGDGKLNPKTIVREEEAKELFTQYYSLEMHKSSFILPRFQRDYLKQILL; this is encoded by the coding sequence ATGGAGCACAATAAACAAAATAATTATCCAAGTATTTGGGTTCAAGATATTCTAAATAAAGACTTTCAATTATCGTTGAGAGTAAAAGAAATTTTGTATTCTAAGCAATCATCTTTTCAAAGAGTTGATGTTGTGGACACTTATGAAGTGGGAAAGGTATTACTCAACGATGGTATTTTTATGCTCAGTGAAAAAGATGAGTTTATTTATCATGAAATGATTAGTCATGTAGCTTTGTTTTCTCACCCTAAACCTAAAAGAGTGTTAATTATCGGTGGTGGTGATGGAGGCACTGCTCGTGAAGTTTTAAGACATGACTGTTTAGAAAAAATAATTATGGTTGAAATTGATGAAGCAGTTGTAGAGGCATGTAGACTGCATATTCCTCAAACAGGAGATTGTTTGAACCAGCATGATCCGAGATTTGAACTGCTGATTGATGACGGGGTTGCTTATATTAAAAATCATATAGCCCAACAAGAACAAAAATTTGATGTGATTATTGTTGATTCAACAGATCCTATTGGTCCAGCAGCGCCTTTATTTAATCATTCTTTTTATGAGAATGTAAAACAATGTCTTAATGAGGGTGGCGTGGTTGTGTCGCAAGCAGAATCACCTTTTTTATTGCAAGAAGAACAAAAGCATCTATTAACAATCTTAAAAGATACATTTGAATCCGTTCATATCTACAACTACTGTAATATGATTTACCCTGGAGGGCCATATTCGTTTTCTATAGCCGGTGATGGTAAACTAAATCCAAAGACAATCGTTAGAGAAGAAGAGGCAAAAGAATTGTTTACCCAGTATTACAGTTTAGAGATGCATAAAAGCAGCTTTATTTTACCAAGATTTCAAAGAGACTATTTAAAGCAAATTTTGCTCTAA
- a CDS encoding OmpA family protein, which translates to MLKKGMISFVLVAALALFQTSCATKTGKGAAIGGASGAAAGAGIGALIGGKNGALAGAAIGAVAGTATGAAIGRHMDKKEAKLRQQVKSANIERVGNELIVRFPSGILFDSGKASLKPDSQGDLSNFAAVLTEDNTTNLIVEGHTDSDGSASYNQSLSQNRAQSVSSYLSGQGVPMNRMTVVGAGESKPVADNSTPEGKAANRRVVVKIIPDAAAIEKMNKG; encoded by the coding sequence ATGTTAAAAAAAGGAATGATCAGTTTTGTTTTAGTGGCAGCGTTGGCACTATTTCAAACATCATGTGCAACAAAAACAGGTAAAGGTGCCGCTATTGGAGGTGCCAGTGGTGCAGCAGCGGGCGCTGGTATTGGAGCATTGATTGGTGGTAAAAACGGAGCGCTTGCAGGTGCTGCTATTGGTGCAGTTGCTGGTACAGCTACTGGAGCAGCAATTGGCCGTCACATGGATAAAAAAGAAGCTAAACTAAGACAACAAGTTAAAAGTGCAAATATTGAACGTGTTGGCAATGAGTTGATTGTACGTTTTCCTTCTGGCATTTTGTTTGACTCTGGTAAGGCATCCTTAAAACCGGATTCTCAAGGTGATTTGAGTAACTTTGCAGCTGTGTTGACAGAAGATAATACAACCAACCTTATTGTTGAAGGTCATACAGACAGTGATGGTTCAGCAAGCTACAACCAATCTTTGTCACAAAATAGAGCGCAAAGTGTTAGCAGTTATTTGTCTGGTCAAGGTGTTCCAATGAACAGAATGACTGTAGTAGGCGCCGGTGAATCTAAGCCAGTAGCTGACAACAGTACACCAGAAGGAAAAGCCGCCAACAGACGCGTTGTGGTTAAGATTATTCCTGATGCAGCAGCCATTGAAAAAATGAACAAAGGCTAA
- the dcd gene encoding dCTP deaminase yields MILSDTQIEKEIEQGTIKIEPFRPKCLGSNSYDVHLGKTLGVYDDAVLDSKKDNSVHYFEIPEEGYVLKPNVLYLGITEEYTETHKHVPFLEGKSSAGRLGIDIHATAGKGDVGFCNYWTLEISAQMPVRVYAGMPIGQLIYFEVSGEVRTSYATKASAKYNQKDVKPMGSMMWKNFKVS; encoded by the coding sequence ATGATTTTAAGCGATACCCAAATAGAAAAAGAAATTGAACAAGGAACGATAAAAATAGAACCGTTTAGACCAAAATGTCTTGGGTCAAACAGTTATGATGTTCATCTAGGTAAAACTTTGGGTGTTTATGATGATGCTGTTTTAGATAGTAAAAAAGACAACAGTGTGCATTACTTTGAAATTCCAGAAGAAGGTTATGTTTTAAAACCCAACGTTTTATATTTGGGGATTACGGAAGAATATACAGAGACCCATAAACATGTGCCTTTTTTAGAAGGCAAGTCTAGTGCTGGACGCTTAGGCATAGATATTCATGCTACTGCTGGTAAAGGCGACGTTGGCTTTTGTAATTATTGGACCTTAGAAATATCTGCACAAATGCCGGTAAGGGTCTATGCAGGTATGCCTATTGGACAGCTGATTTATTTTGAAGTGAGTGGAGAAGTCAGAACCAGTTATGCTACAAAAGCATCAGCCAAATACAATCAAAAAGATGTTAAGCCTATGGGCTCCATGATGTGGAAAAATTTTAAAGTTTCTTAA